One window of Parabacteroides sp. FAFU027 genomic DNA carries:
- a CDS encoding GNAT family N-acetyltransferase, with the protein MQIITDKAGWREAITRQGKYDFYYTYEYHALHNNGEPLLFVFENGDERLCIPLLMRSIEGTPYYDLTSVYGYAGCLYNTDNPSEALLQKFRDEMTEYLINHEVISVFSRLHTLIPNASLIPDGMGEVVALNRTVYIPVSEPETYQTSLYADTLKRQLCAIASKGLSVRTATSLDDWMAFYKIYTRSMDEKQAPDEYFFSTSYMLGLRNATEFKPLLLLAEYEGEVVAGALFVVCGEIMQYHLGGVLPEFRDLSPLKLLIDRARHLASGMKLRYLHLGGGNGAVDNGLFQFKSRFSHHFSTFHIWKWIVDEDIYEHLSEGLAEGRFPRYRNMMG; encoded by the coding sequence ATGCAAATAATCACAGATAAAGCCGGATGGCGGGAAGCAATTACCCGACAGGGAAAGTATGATTTTTACTACACCTACGAGTATCACGCTTTGCATAATAACGGCGAGCCTTTACTTTTTGTTTTTGAAAATGGCGATGAACGGCTCTGTATCCCTTTGCTGATGCGCTCTATAGAAGGGACGCCTTATTACGACCTGACTTCTGTGTATGGATATGCGGGGTGTCTGTACAACACGGATAATCCATCTGAAGCCTTGTTGCAAAAGTTTCGGGATGAGATGACGGAATATCTGATTAATCATGAGGTTATTTCAGTCTTTTCACGATTACATACTTTAATACCCAATGCATCTCTGATTCCTGACGGAATGGGAGAGGTGGTTGCTTTAAACCGGACGGTCTATATCCCTGTGTCGGAGCCGGAGACGTATCAAACCTCATTGTATGCCGATACGCTGAAGAGACAACTGTGTGCGATAGCGAGTAAAGGATTGTCGGTTCGGACAGCCACTTCATTGGATGACTGGATGGCATTTTACAAAATATATACCCGGTCAATGGATGAGAAGCAGGCTCCTGATGAGTACTTTTTCTCGACCTCCTATATGCTCGGGTTAAGGAATGCGACTGAATTTAAGCCTCTTTTATTGTTGGCAGAATATGAAGGTGAAGTAGTAGCCGGGGCATTGTTTGTGGTTTGCGGAGAAATCATGCAATATCACCTGGGGGGTGTTTTGCCGGAATTCCGGGATTTGTCTCCTTTGAAACTTTTGATTGATAGAGCCCGGCATCTGGCCTCCGGGATGAAGCTCAGGTATCTGCATTTGGGCGGTGGGAATGGAGCTGTTGATAATGGCTTGTTTCAGTTTAAATCCCGTTTCTCCCATCATTTTTCCACATTCCATATCTGGAAATGGATTGTGGACGAGGATATTTACGAGCATTTATCGGAAGGATTGGCTGAAGGACGGTTTCCGAGGTATCGGAATATGATGGGGTGA
- a CDS encoding DegT/DnrJ/EryC1/StrS family aminotransferase, with protein sequence MKQIFLSPPHLCGREKEFIEEAIQTNWITTAGSNIEAFQQELNNFLDSDIHTLALNSCTSALHLALILANVNRGDEVICQSLTFAASANVILYQDATPIFIDSEKETWNICPEQLERAIIDRIAKGNKPKAIIVTDLFGMPANYDKITAIAQKYEITLIEDAAEALGAAYKGKKCGTLGDLGTISFNGNKIITTSGGGALVAKYADDFAEAKFLASQAKEPLPFYEHKKLGFNYAMSNISAGIGRGQMTVLEERVAKRRNTNQYYRTKLAPFNLTFQTEPSSDYSSNFWLTTFLLDDGDPQQVIDYLAQFKIEARRAMKPMHLQPLHEKAPYYGDKVAEDIFNRGVCLPSGSALMTEELDFIVEKVSEGIKSIL encoded by the coding sequence ATGAAACAGATATTCCTCTCCCCCCCGCACCTTTGCGGAAGAGAAAAAGAGTTCATCGAAGAGGCTATTCAGACCAACTGGATCACCACAGCGGGAAGCAATATCGAAGCCTTTCAGCAAGAATTAAATAACTTCCTCGACAGTGACATTCATACCCTGGCATTAAACTCCTGCACTTCAGCCCTTCACCTGGCCCTGATCCTGGCCAATGTCAACCGTGGCGACGAGGTGATCTGCCAAAGTCTCACCTTTGCCGCATCGGCCAATGTGATTCTTTACCAGGATGCTACTCCTATATTTATTGATAGTGAAAAAGAGACCTGGAATATCTGCCCCGAACAACTTGAACGAGCGATCATCGACCGCATCGCCAAAGGCAACAAACCGAAAGCCATCATCGTCACTGACCTTTTCGGCATGCCTGCCAATTACGATAAAATCACGGCTATCGCTCAAAAATACGAAATTACGCTGATTGAAGATGCTGCCGAAGCGTTGGGCGCCGCATACAAAGGAAAAAAATGCGGCACGCTGGGTGACTTGGGGACCATTTCGTTCAACGGCAATAAAATCATCACCACATCCGGCGGCGGTGCTTTGGTAGCGAAATATGCCGATGATTTTGCCGAGGCTAAGTTTCTCGCCTCGCAGGCTAAAGAACCGCTCCCCTTTTACGAACACAAGAAACTGGGATTCAACTACGCCATGAGCAATATCTCGGCAGGAATCGGGCGGGGACAAATGACGGTATTGGAAGAACGGGTTGCCAAACGCCGCAACACAAACCAATATTATCGGACGAAACTCGCCCCGTTTAACCTGACATTCCAGACCGAACCGTCGTCGGACTACTCCAGCAATTTCTGGCTAACCACTTTTCTCCTTGATGATGGCGATCCACAACAGGTGATTGATTATCTGGCACAATTCAAGATTGAAGCCCGACGCGCCATGAAGCCGATGCACCTGCAACCACTCCATGAAAAAGCGCCTTATTATGGAGATAAAGTGGCGGAAGATATTTTCAACCGAGGAGTATGCCTGCCTTCCGGCTCTGCCCTGATGACAGAAGAGCTTGATTTTATTGTGGAGAAAGTGAGCGAAGGGATCAAAAGTATTTTATAA
- a CDS encoding T9SS type A sorting domain-containing protein: protein MKTSSIQKHNPLVITCIIWCLSASVISTANNASAQTILFDFDNAPLHSSLPINLTAGGITAYFSATGQGFSIQEANALGFTPQGFAGQVIYPNSIYLADLHIHFDQMLSYFSIMYACQELGCDDAATMRVTAYSKGSLIGTATMTATNPGTWPVDTLSCSFTQGFDSVVVHYDKRPPTCQDYGVIFMADNMKVIPSNTTGVITPEIFGKAIIAPNPVTSSSTLTFTLLQSDNIRISIYDLTGRMIKTLFNGSLPPGEHKINVGIITKELNSGYYTVNLTGEHCNPSCNLIVK, encoded by the coding sequence ATGAAAACCTCCAGTATCCAAAAGCACAATCCGCTGGTGATAACCTGCATAATTTGGTGTTTATCAGCAAGTGTGATATCCACGGCAAATAATGCGTCCGCTCAGACAATATTGTTTGACTTCGACAATGCCCCGCTTCATTCTTCACTACCGATCAACCTGACTGCAGGTGGAATTACCGCCTACTTTTCTGCAACTGGACAGGGCTTTTCCATTCAGGAGGCCAATGCGCTTGGATTTACACCTCAGGGATTCGCCGGACAGGTAATCTACCCCAACAGCATCTATCTGGCCGACCTGCATATCCATTTCGATCAGATGCTGTCCTATTTCTCCATCATGTACGCATGTCAGGAGTTGGGCTGTGATGATGCCGCCACCATGCGGGTAACGGCGTATAGTAAAGGCTCGTTAATCGGAACAGCCACCATGACCGCTACCAATCCGGGAACATGGCCGGTCGATACGCTGAGCTGCAGTTTCACCCAGGGATTCGACAGTGTGGTGGTCCACTACGATAAACGCCCGCCCACTTGCCAGGACTATGGGGTTATCTTTATGGCTGACAATATGAAGGTGATACCGTCCAATACCACAGGGGTAATTACGCCGGAAATATTTGGAAAAGCAATCATTGCCCCCAATCCTGTTACGTCATCTTCGACACTCACATTTACCCTTTTGCAGTCGGATAATATCCGGATTTCGATTTATGACCTGACTGGCAGAATGATAAAGACTCTTTTTAACGGCTCATTACCTCCCGGAGAACATAAGATAAACGTGGGTATAATTACTAAAGAGCTCAATAGCGGATATTACACTGTGAACCTAACCGGTGAACATTGCAACCCATCCTGCAACCTGATTGTGAAATAA
- a CDS encoding LuxR C-terminal-related transcriptional regulator yields MKESNESNPVNGAAFESLFYKSIVMTLPVVLMVNEVVNQGDIASLCNVWMNPFGLMFLGYGQQEITGMRYGFFQQVIHPDDLEVLPVSLLVMNGVQEAEPVFVGMHRIRPKGQQQYHWLFCHCTVMDTFEDGSPRRLLSVAFEITKIMHTENQLFAAMREISRLKHGLCHCCLSKREKEVLHLIIKGKTNREIADQLFISLTTARKHRTNLIHKFGVRNSAELAALAVESGEDGD; encoded by the coding sequence ATGAAAGAATCAAATGAAAGTAATCCGGTGAATGGAGCAGCGTTTGAAAGCTTGTTTTATAAGAGTATCGTTATGACTCTTCCGGTTGTGTTGATGGTGAATGAAGTTGTGAATCAAGGGGATATTGCCTCGCTGTGTAATGTCTGGATGAATCCATTCGGGTTAATGTTTCTGGGGTATGGTCAACAAGAGATTACGGGGATGAGGTACGGTTTTTTTCAACAGGTGATTCACCCCGATGACCTGGAGGTATTGCCGGTAAGTCTATTGGTGATGAATGGGGTTCAAGAGGCGGAGCCGGTCTTTGTAGGGATGCACCGCATCCGGCCCAAAGGGCAACAGCAATATCATTGGCTCTTTTGCCATTGCACGGTGATGGATACCTTTGAGGACGGCTCTCCCCGCAGGTTACTCTCCGTGGCCTTCGAGATCACGAAGATCATGCACACCGAAAATCAACTCTTTGCCGCCATGCGGGAGATCAGCCGCCTGAAGCACGGTCTGTGTCACTGCTGCCTTTCAAAGCGCGAAAAGGAAGTACTCCATTTAATCATCAAAGGCAAGACCAACCGGGAGATTGCCGACCAGCTTTTTATCAGTCTGACTACCGCCCGCAAGCATCGCACCAATCTGATTCATAAATTCGGTGTCCGCAATTCCGCCGAGCTGGCCGCTCTCGCTGTGGAGAGCGGGGAGGATGGGGATTGA
- a CDS encoding alpha/beta hydrolase, with translation MNLFITNREIVTVGTSEMIRSDGKEHAGDNLRFGEYLDGKLILFPEPENEMEISYVGIKKLQPTDLKGSSRFFKQLYDGLTTNKGDVLFFIHGFNTDLNDVKDCFDRLNKRYVIDGSPIKHIVIFTWPSKSPDIPLHYRDDQYDAQRSGITLARCFEKVVIFFNRFLKQDENAPCQRHIHLMAHSMGNQVLEFMLLSLPHKYELFREIILVAADVEYTIFDPHEPFEKLIDIGYRVHIYFHEHDVVLDISKYTKNFNNRLGRYGRKSTDNMKDVFDIDVTHTKDDFDQSIGINELNHWYYYSSTDVVKDIIRVLNGKDSKYIVK, from the coding sequence ATGAACCTCTTTATAACCAACCGCGAGATCGTAACCGTCGGAACATCGGAAATGATCCGATCCGATGGCAAAGAACATGCCGGAGACAATCTTCGTTTTGGAGAGTATCTAGATGGCAAATTAATCCTATTTCCTGAACCGGAAAATGAAATGGAAATCTCATATGTCGGGATAAAGAAGCTACAGCCAACAGATTTGAAAGGATCGTCAAGGTTCTTCAAACAACTATATGATGGACTGACTACCAATAAAGGCGATGTGCTGTTTTTCATTCACGGGTTTAACACAGATCTGAATGATGTAAAAGATTGCTTCGACCGATTAAACAAAAGATATGTAATCGACGGCTCACCAATTAAGCATATCGTAATTTTCACCTGGCCTTCTAAAAGTCCAGACATTCCCCTACATTACCGCGATGACCAATATGATGCCCAACGTTCCGGAATAACGTTGGCCAGGTGCTTTGAGAAGGTGGTTATCTTCTTTAATCGCTTTCTTAAACAAGATGAAAATGCCCCCTGTCAAAGACATATTCATCTGATGGCCCATTCGATGGGTAATCAGGTGCTGGAGTTTATGCTGTTAAGCCTACCCCATAAATATGAGTTGTTCAGAGAGATTATCCTTGTGGCAGCCGATGTGGAATATACAATTTTCGATCCACACGAGCCTTTTGAAAAGCTTATTGATATTGGCTATCGTGTACATATCTATTTTCATGAGCATGATGTGGTACTTGACATCTCCAAATACACCAAAAATTTCAATAACCGTTTAGGACGCTACGGGCGTAAAAGTACAGACAATATGAAGGATGTCTTCGATATCGATGTGACTCATACTAAAGACGATTTCGATCAATCTATCGGAATAAATGAACTAAACCACTGGTACTATTATTCCTCAACCGATGTGGTGAAGGACATTATACGAGTATTAAATGGGAAGGATTCGAAGTATATAGTTAAGTAG
- a CDS encoding C1 family peptidase has product MNALYKKVVLTETNKVVGTGWLPPLPDLRDYSIEHPEIKEMGKLLGITAGSISLPAMVDLRQHCSPVEDQGNLGSCSAHAGIGIIEYFESKAFGNHIEGSRLFLYKTTRNLMQVTGDSGAWLRSVMSALCLCGVPDEKYWPYNVVDFDNEPTAFVYAVADNYEAIKYFCHDPQGVNTPPSSALTSVKQYLAAGIPSMFGFWGFPSFDNTNVIGGIPYPCIGEKAEWGHAIVAVGYDDKKKIRNTKCNKETTGALLIRNSWGSGWGDKGYGWLPYEYVLNKLAMDFWSLLSMEYVNTKQFGI; this is encoded by the coding sequence ATGAATGCATTGTATAAAAAAGTCGTACTTACCGAAACGAATAAGGTTGTAGGAACAGGCTGGTTACCTCCACTACCTGATTTACGAGATTATTCCATAGAACATCCCGAGATTAAAGAGATGGGGAAATTACTGGGCATAACAGCCGGAAGCATTTCATTACCTGCGATGGTTGATTTAAGACAACACTGTTCTCCTGTTGAAGACCAGGGAAATCTGGGCTCATGTTCCGCACATGCCGGGATCGGGATAATTGAGTATTTTGAAAGTAAGGCATTTGGCAATCATATCGAAGGATCTCGCCTGTTTCTCTATAAAACCACCCGCAATCTTATGCAGGTAACGGGGGATTCGGGTGCATGGCTAAGAAGTGTAATGAGTGCGCTTTGTCTTTGCGGTGTTCCGGATGAAAAATACTGGCCCTACAATGTGGTAGATTTCGATAATGAACCTACCGCTTTTGTCTATGCTGTAGCAGATAATTATGAGGCTATTAAATACTTCTGCCATGATCCTCAGGGTGTAAATACGCCTCCGTCATCTGCACTAACCTCTGTCAAACAATATCTTGCCGCCGGAATCCCTTCAATGTTTGGTTTTTGGGGATTTCCTTCTTTTGACAACACAAATGTGATCGGTGGAATACCCTACCCCTGTATAGGAGAAAAAGCGGAATGGGGACACGCCATTGTCGCAGTTGGCTATGACGACAAGAAGAAAATTAGAAACACCAAATGCAACAAAGAAACGACAGGGGCACTGCTTATCCGCAATTCATGGGGATCAGGTTGGGGCGATAAAGGTTACGGCTGGCTTCCATACGAATATGTGCTAAACAAACTGGCAATGGACTTTTGGTCTCTGTTGAGTATGGAATATGTGAATACCAAACAATTTGGAATTTGA
- a CDS encoding alpha-amylase, protein MATNGTIIQFFHWYYPNTGILWKEIGEKAKSLAEMGFTALWTPPAYKGSAGVNDVGYSIYDLYDLGEFDQKESIRTKYGTKNELIHAIREAHANRLQVYGDIVFNQKAGGDDIEFVKIVRVKKENANFVLGESDWIEAWTVFNFPGRNNKYSDFKWNWEHFDGVDYANNYPDEKDPYGNPLYIYKFVDRGKDWEKLVGDENGNYDYLMCNDLDMNSAAVRTELSRWGKWFVELTDIDGFRIDAVKHIEYSFFRNWLEYLRKQLKEYFFAVGEYWNPDHVNDLLKYIEMTKGCMSLFDAPLHKNFYEASRNYYDMRCILNNTLVQINPCKAVTLVDNHDTQPCQALESWVDYWFKPLAYAIILLREQGYPCVFYPDLYGAGYTDHGFNIDLAPVPKLTEMIRARKLYAYGNQNDYFDHSNMVGWTREGDNDHENSGLAVLLTNGSGGSKWMYMGKNSAGNEYHDYLNNRTETVKINKDGWGEFWVNEKSVSVWVKQK, encoded by the coding sequence ATGGCAACCAACGGAACAATCATTCAATTCTTCCACTGGTATTACCCCAATACCGGAATTCTTTGGAAAGAAATAGGTGAAAAAGCCAAGTCTTTGGCAGAAATGGGCTTCACGGCATTATGGACTCCTCCGGCCTACAAAGGCAGTGCTGGAGTGAACGATGTTGGCTATAGCATTTACGACCTATATGATTTGGGGGAGTTCGATCAGAAAGAGTCTATCCGCACCAAATATGGCACCAAAAACGAATTAATCCATGCTATTAGAGAAGCTCATGCCAATAGATTGCAGGTCTATGGAGATATTGTTTTTAATCAAAAAGCGGGAGGTGATGATATTGAATTTGTGAAGATTGTAAGAGTAAAAAAGGAAAATGCAAATTTTGTCCTTGGTGAATCTGATTGGATAGAAGCATGGACTGTTTTCAATTTCCCCGGCAGAAATAATAAATACTCTGATTTCAAATGGAATTGGGAACATTTTGATGGCGTGGATTATGCCAATAATTATCCGGATGAAAAAGACCCCTATGGAAATCCGCTTTACATTTACAAATTTGTAGATCGGGGAAAAGATTGGGAAAAATTGGTAGGTGACGAAAATGGAAATTACGATTACCTGATGTGTAACGATCTTGACATGAATTCAGCCGCCGTGCGGACTGAACTTTCGAGATGGGGAAAATGGTTCGTTGAGCTAACCGATATCGATGGATTTCGCATCGACGCTGTGAAGCACATCGAATATTCGTTCTTTAGAAATTGGCTCGAATATTTAAGAAAACAACTTAAGGAGTACTTTTTTGCAGTGGGTGAATATTGGAATCCCGATCATGTGAACGATTTATTGAAATACATCGAAATGACAAAAGGTTGTATGTCTTTATTCGATGCCCCGCTCCATAAAAACTTCTACGAGGCGTCACGCAATTATTATGACATGAGGTGTATTTTGAATAATACGCTTGTTCAAATAAATCCGTGTAAGGCTGTTACACTTGTAGACAATCACGACACACAACCTTGTCAGGCACTTGAGTCGTGGGTCGATTATTGGTTCAAGCCCCTTGCCTATGCCATCATCTTACTGCGCGAGCAAGGCTATCCTTGCGTATTTTATCCCGACCTGTATGGAGCCGGTTATACCGATCATGGTTTCAACATCGACTTAGCTCCTGTTCCAAAACTCACAGAAATGATTCGTGCCCGAAAACTGTATGCTTATGGAAATCAAAACGATTATTTTGACCACAGCAACATGGTCGGATGGACAAGAGAGGGTGACAACGACCATGAAAACTCAGGATTAGCGGTGTTATTGACTAATGGCAGTGGCGGTTCGAAATGGATGTATATGGGAAAGAATTCTGCCGGAAATGAATATCATGATTATCTGAATAACAGAACGGAAACCGTCAAAATCAACAAAGATGGCTGGGGAGAATTTTGGGTAAATGAAAAATCGGTATCTGTATGGGTGAAACAAAAATGA
- a CDS encoding N-acetylmuramoyl-L-alanine amidase — MLPIDEKLLTGYNRPGKNLKKLNGIVVHWTANMSKGANAEMHYRYFNRPKPSTNVVYGSAHYVVDDKTILHLIPDDEEAYHVGAKSYEPLIYSQLGVPHGDSPNYYTIGIEMCVNSDGNIYKTRENTIELIRYLCDKYHLERKDIYRHYDITGKDCPYMMLDNGIWGQFLNAVFNPIPVAPKAYIVTASELNIRKGNGITFPIVGKLNKDDIIHPIGFIGKWFQIGVDKWVHSGYLSLVV, encoded by the coding sequence ATGTTACCTATTGATGAAAAACTTCTGACCGGTTACAATCGGCCCGGAAAGAATCTTAAGAAGCTGAATGGTATTGTTGTGCACTGGACAGCTAATATGTCCAAAGGAGCCAATGCTGAAATGCATTACCGATATTTTAACCGGCCTAAGCCTTCTACTAATGTTGTTTATGGCTCAGCTCATTATGTGGTGGATGACAAAACCATCCTTCATCTGATCCCCGATGATGAAGAGGCATATCATGTAGGAGCCAAATCTTATGAACCTCTAATTTACTCTCAGTTAGGTGTTCCGCATGGTGACAGCCCCAACTATTACACCATTGGCATCGAGATGTGCGTCAACTCAGATGGGAATATTTATAAGACCCGGGAGAATACCATCGAACTGATCCGTTACCTCTGCGATAAATATCATCTCGAAAGGAAAGACATCTATCGCCACTATGACATTACCGGCAAAGATTGCCCGTATATGATGCTGGATAATGGCATTTGGGGTCAATTTCTGAATGCTGTATTTAATCCCATTCCCGTCGCTCCGAAAGCTTATATCGTTACTGCTTCTGAACTGAATATACGAAAAGGAAACGGAATTACTTTCCCTATTGTCGGCAAGCTAAATAAAGATGATATCATTCATCCCATTGGATTTATTGGTAAATGGTTTCAGATTGGGGTTGATAAGTGGGTGCATTCGGGATATCTTTCTCTGGTTGTGTAG
- a CDS encoding S8 family peptidase: MKVTVKVYLNVRVGRPSVNAPCFQYLAPGSVIEVEDKPYPGDKYEGIDTWYRDEAGNYYWSGGVENLIEKTKEVQPKIAGEYKNIKTIPYLLQIDKIWDKKEFGENASIAILDSGIALNCPDLLGAISSDIIGGNLNSKLRARNFVPNSISIDDDLGHGSHCAGLIASRNKENPIGIAPKSNLYVGKISDRNNSPSVNSMINGIAWAAGLVQGSPQNIDIISISNGSLLNIPDMIPIVNQALQKGKILVCSIGNRNLNGPIIGGYFPAIIDGVISVGAVDFNNVFQEFSYRNPKLTITCPGTNVLSYWINGDLNIESGTSQSTAICSGILALLVSKLKKEGEKNISAKINNALINSPLCYNDGYQYRIINPYILYQSI, translated from the coding sequence ATGAAAGTCACAGTTAAAGTTTATTTGAATGTGCGGGTGGGCAGGCCAAGTGTCAATGCCCCCTGCTTTCAATATCTTGCTCCCGGCTCTGTAATTGAAGTAGAAGATAAGCCCTACCCGGGTGACAAATACGAGGGAATCGATACCTGGTATCGGGATGAAGCGGGTAATTATTATTGGAGTGGCGGGGTGGAGAACTTGATAGAAAAAACAAAAGAAGTTCAACCTAAAATCGCTGGTGAATATAAGAATATTAAAACAATTCCTTATCTGCTTCAAATAGATAAGATTTGGGACAAAAAAGAATTTGGAGAGAACGCTTCGATTGCGATTTTAGATAGCGGCATAGCCTTAAATTGTCCGGATTTATTAGGTGCAATTTCTTCAGATATAATTGGAGGAAATTTAAATTCGAAATTAAGAGCTCGAAATTTCGTCCCCAATAGCATATCAATTGATGATGATCTAGGACATGGTTCTCATTGCGCAGGATTGATTGCTTCAAGAAATAAAGAAAATCCAATTGGAATAGCGCCTAAAAGTAACCTTTATGTAGGGAAAATTTCAGATAGAAATAATTCTCCTTCTGTTAATAGTATGATCAATGGAATTGCATGGGCTGCGGGATTGGTACAAGGATCGCCTCAGAACATTGATATAATTTCTATAAGTAATGGGAGCTTATTAAATATTCCAGATATGATCCCTATTGTAAATCAGGCTTTGCAGAAGGGAAAGATTTTAGTCTGTTCAATTGGGAATAGAAATCTGAATGGGCCTATAATTGGAGGGTATTTTCCGGCCATAATAGATGGTGTAATATCCGTTGGAGCAGTCGATTTCAATAATGTATTTCAAGAGTTTTCATATCGTAATCCCAAGTTGACAATAACATGTCCAGGTACGAATGTTTTATCTTATTGGATTAATGGTGATTTGAATATAGAATCTGGGACCAGTCAATCAACTGCGATTTGTTCTGGTATTTTAGCTTTGTTGGTTTCAAAACTCAAAAAGGAAGGAGAAAAGAATATATCAGCAAAAATTAACAATGCCCTAATTAACTCCCCCCTTTGTTATAACGATGGATATCAATATAGAATAATTAACCCCTATATTTTATATCAAAGTATATGA
- a CDS encoding amidohydrolase family protein, translated as MYYNCHIHTFLNVDVPEKFLPLSLVRFLASKERSRFLARILHHINPFTDNDLFDRYARFLMTGGLDSQRSVLAKCAAYYPDGIKFVILPMDMAYMEAGRVPRPYDVQIAELADLASENQAVIPFFHVDPRRPGVFDMFKKAVEKDGFRGLKIYPPLGYFPYDDRLYPIYKYCQTNHIPVISHCSPYNAVHYRGCKHELLKMLSKSRIPLPDLKGKSKKELCSCFSDPRNWTPVLEDFPSLKICIAHFGSNYYLDQYLDDPGQADNWFVIIKKMLSDYPNLYTDISYTLNDTDYFSVLKILLTDKDLKHKILFGSDYYMVQTEAQERRFSMDLRAFLGEENFNLIAMENPKRFLGER; from the coding sequence ATGTATTACAACTGCCATATCCACACTTTCCTGAACGTGGACGTTCCGGAGAAGTTTCTTCCTCTTTCATTGGTACGTTTTCTGGCCTCCAAAGAAAGGAGCCGGTTTTTGGCCAGAATCCTGCATCATATCAATCCTTTCACGGATAATGATTTATTTGATCGTTATGCCAGGTTTCTGATGACTGGTGGTTTGGATTCGCAACGATCGGTTTTAGCTAAATGTGCCGCATATTATCCAGATGGTATAAAGTTTGTCATCTTACCTATGGATATGGCCTACATGGAGGCCGGGAGAGTGCCGCGGCCTTACGATGTGCAGATTGCTGAGTTGGCGGATCTGGCCAGTGAGAATCAGGCAGTCATTCCTTTCTTTCATGTTGACCCGAGACGCCCCGGTGTATTTGATATGTTCAAGAAAGCGGTGGAGAAGGATGGTTTCAGAGGACTAAAGATTTATCCTCCATTAGGCTATTTCCCTTATGATGACCGGTTATATCCGATTTATAAATATTGCCAGACAAATCATATTCCGGTGATATCGCATTGCAGTCCTTATAATGCCGTGCATTACCGGGGATGCAAGCATGAGCTATTGAAGATGCTCTCCAAATCCAGGATTCCTCTTCCTGATCTGAAAGGTAAGAGCAAGAAGGAGCTGTGTTCTTGTTTCTCCGATCCCCGCAACTGGACTCCTGTGTTGGAGGATTTCCCCTCGCTAAAAATTTGCATTGCGCACTTTGGCTCTAACTATTATCTGGATCAATACCTGGATGATCCCGGACAAGCTGATAACTGGTTTGTCATCATTAAGAAAATGCTCAGCGATTATCCCAATCTTTATACGGATATATCCTATACGCTGAATGATACGGATTATTTCTCGGTATTGAAAATTCTTCTTACTGATAAAGACCTGAAGCACAAGATTCTTTTTGGTTCGGATTACTACATGGTGCAGACTGAAGCGCAGGAACGCCGCTTCTCAATGGATCTTCGTGCTTTTCTGGGGGAAGAAAATTTTAATCTGATAGCGATGGAGAATCCGAAGAGGTTTTTAGGGGAGAGGTAG
- the tnpA gene encoding IS200/IS605 family transposase, whose product MANTYHKIYIQAVFAVKYRDAVIAENWKKELMAVIGNLINETGCKTLIVNGVEDHVHCLFGLKPSVSLSDVMKNAKAKSSKWINESSILDYRFEWQEGYGAFSYCRSEVDTVYHYIEHQEEHHHHQSFREEYLDFLETYEVDYDEEYIFEDLI is encoded by the coding sequence ATGGCAAATACCTATCACAAAATCTACATTCAGGCCGTTTTCGCAGTGAAATACCGCGATGCTGTCATCGCCGAAAACTGGAAGAAAGAATTGATGGCTGTAATTGGCAACCTGATCAATGAGACCGGCTGCAAAACACTTATTGTCAACGGTGTGGAGGATCATGTACATTGTCTGTTTGGATTGAAGCCTTCCGTCTCGCTGTCCGATGTGATGAAAAATGCCAAAGCAAAGTCATCCAAATGGATCAACGAAAGCAGCATACTGGATTACCGATTTGAATGGCAGGAAGGATATGGCGCATTCTCATATTGCAGATCAGAAGTAGATACGGTTTATCATTATATCGAACATCAAGAGGAACATCATCACCATCAGAGCTTCCGGGAGGAATATCTGGACTTTCTGGAGACTTACGAGGTGGACTACGATGAAGAATATATTTTTGAAGACTTAATTTGA